One part of the Streptomyces lydicus genome encodes these proteins:
- a CDS encoding TioE family transcriptional regulator, protein MARNPQSGERLRPVDLAREHGLSTQAVRNYEEAGILPAAGRTPHGYRTYTSLHAGALRAFLALVPGHGHRTATSIMRAVNEGAAEEAFRLIDESHAQLLDDRRTLQAVESALRDLEPLTGPESGAGSGPAAASGPGDMFIGPLAGKLGLRPATLRKWERAGLVRPRRDPLTGYRVYDEADVRDARLAHQLRRGGYLLEQIAPLIAQVRTAGGLEPLEAALCDWHGRLSTRGRAMLTGAAQLEVYLREADETEGCGQPAPSPRPG, encoded by the coding sequence ATGGCACGAAACCCTCAAAGTGGCGAGCGGCTCAGGCCGGTTGATCTGGCCCGCGAGCACGGGCTGTCCACGCAGGCGGTCAGGAACTACGAGGAGGCCGGCATCCTTCCGGCCGCCGGTCGCACCCCCCACGGCTACCGGACCTATACCTCGCTGCATGCGGGGGCCCTGCGCGCGTTCCTCGCCCTGGTGCCCGGCCACGGCCACCGGACGGCGACGTCGATCATGCGGGCGGTGAACGAGGGCGCGGCCGAGGAGGCGTTCCGCCTCATCGACGAGAGCCACGCCCAGCTCCTCGACGACCGCCGGACCCTCCAGGCCGTGGAGAGCGCCCTCCGCGACCTGGAGCCGCTCACCGGGCCCGAGTCCGGGGCGGGGTCCGGGCCGGCCGCGGCGTCCGGGCCCGGCGACATGTTCATCGGGCCGCTGGCCGGGAAGCTCGGACTCCGGCCCGCGACCCTGCGCAAATGGGAGCGCGCCGGTCTGGTGCGGCCGCGCCGCGACCCGCTGACCGGCTACCGCGTGTACGACGAGGCCGATGTGCGGGACGCCCGGCTGGCCCACCAGCTCAGGCGGGGCGGGTACCTGTTGGAGCAGATCGCCCCGCTGATCGCGCAGGTACGGACGGCCGGCGGACTGGAGCCGCTGGAGGCCGCGCTGTGCGACTGGCACGGCCGGTTGTCCACCCGCGGGCGGGCGATGCTGACGGGGGCCGCCCAACTGGAGGTGTACCTCCGCGAGGCGGATGAGACGGAAGGTTGCGGGCAGCCCGCTCCGTCCCCGCGGCCCGGTTGA
- a CDS encoding LacI family DNA-binding transcriptional regulator: MSPAQRHPTMADVAERAGVSASTVSRTLRGYASVSAEVRERVERAARELNFAISRQAASLVTGKTGVVAVLVPILKSWFVGSALEGLGLVLRAAGLELVVYYVPDMVERADFFERLPARRNADALLVFSFDLTEEESARLDDLQMPVIYVSQHAEGRPSVYVDDVAGGRGGTRHLLNLGHRRIAFLRAIGVSGFTFSSNERLTGYRQALTDAGVPLDDELVVGAVLGEDRTVVQAVGQLLSLRHPPTAIFVEQDELAVAVLWTLRKSGFDVPERLSVLGFDDHDIARWVGLSTIAQSPTEIGRAAGELARALIETPDADRERHIVLPTHLIPRATTAPLTPPPPAPESGQETPPAGPGAWAD; the protein is encoded by the coding sequence ATGTCACCAGCTCAACGGCATCCCACCATGGCCGACGTCGCCGAACGCGCCGGCGTCTCCGCCTCCACCGTCTCGCGCACCCTGCGCGGCTACGCCTCCGTCTCGGCCGAGGTCCGGGAGCGGGTCGAACGCGCGGCCCGCGAGCTGAACTTCGCCATCTCCAGGCAGGCGGCCAGCCTGGTGACCGGCAAGACCGGGGTGGTGGCCGTGCTCGTACCGATACTCAAGTCATGGTTCGTGGGTTCGGCGCTGGAAGGGCTCGGGCTGGTGCTGCGGGCGGCGGGCCTGGAGCTGGTGGTCTACTACGTGCCCGACATGGTGGAGCGCGCCGACTTCTTCGAGCGGCTGCCCGCGCGGCGGAACGCCGATGCGCTGCTGGTGTTCTCCTTCGACCTCACCGAGGAGGAGAGCGCCCGCCTGGACGATCTGCAGATGCCGGTCATATACGTCAGCCAGCACGCCGAGGGCAGGCCGAGCGTGTACGTCGACGATGTGGCCGGGGGGCGCGGCGGCACCCGGCATCTCCTCAACCTCGGGCACCGGCGGATCGCCTTCCTGCGGGCGATCGGGGTCAGCGGGTTCACCTTCAGCTCCAACGAACGGCTGACCGGCTACCGCCAGGCGCTCACCGACGCCGGCGTTCCGCTGGACGACGAGCTGGTGGTCGGCGCCGTCCTGGGCGAGGACCGCACCGTCGTGCAGGCGGTCGGCCAGCTGCTCAGCCTGCGGCATCCGCCGACCGCGATCTTCGTCGAGCAGGACGAGCTCGCCGTCGCGGTGCTGTGGACGCTGCGCAAGAGCGGCTTCGACGTGCCCGAGCGGCTGTCCGTCCTCGGCTTCGACGACCATGACATCGCCCGCTGGGTCGGGCTGTCCACGATCGCGCAGTCACCCACGGAGATCGGCCGCGCCGCCGGCGAGCTGGCCCGTGCGCTCATCGAGACGCCGGACGCCGATCGGGAACGGCACATCGTCCTGCCCACCCATCTGATCCCCCGGGCCACCACCGCCCCGCTCACGCCACCGCCCCCGGCGCCCGAAAGCGGCCAGGAGACACCCCCGGCGGGACCCGGCGCGTGGGCTGATTGA